Proteins from one Deinococcus actinosclerus genomic window:
- a CDS encoding M20/M25/M40 family metallo-hydrolase, which yields MPLTYLKRIAQTPAPTFHEERRADLIAGLWTDLGYAVERDEAGNVLTRITPPGTEGLPALLLASHLDTVFDADTDVTVREEGGRLVGPGVGDNSASLAVMTALLRDLRERPAPLRRPLWLAANVGEEGLGDLRGAKHLLRAHRAQLGAFLAVDGYLGIAVTRAVGVRRYRATFIGPGGHSWGDQAPSALHALGRAISALYALYLPTSPRTTLNVGVATGGTSVNSIAGTAELLLDLRSLDGEVLSDLDRRAVAALHAAAREAGVKLHLERVGDRPGGDLRGEALLELVREASREGRIDLRVASSSTDANAAVPHDLPALAAGVYRGGNAHRTDEWVQASSLTPGLKFLRRVVELYQRRPVR from the coding sequence ATGCCCCTGACGTACCTCAAGCGCATCGCCCAGACCCCCGCCCCGACCTTCCACGAGGAGCGGCGCGCGGACCTGATCGCGGGCCTGTGGACGGACCTGGGCTACGCGGTCGAGCGGGACGAGGCCGGGAACGTCCTCACCCGGATCACCCCGCCCGGCACCGAGGGCCTTCCTGCGCTGCTGCTCGCCTCGCACCTCGACACCGTCTTCGACGCGGACACCGACGTGACCGTCCGCGAGGAGGGCGGGCGGCTGGTGGGGCCCGGCGTGGGGGACAACAGCGCCAGCCTGGCCGTCATGACCGCGCTGCTGCGCGACCTGCGCGAGCGGCCCGCCCCGCTGCGCCGCCCGCTGTGGCTCGCCGCCAACGTCGGCGAGGAGGGCCTGGGGGACCTGCGCGGCGCCAAGCACCTGCTGCGCGCCCACCGCGCGCAGCTGGGCGCGTTCCTGGCCGTGGACGGTTACCTGGGCATCGCCGTGACCCGCGCCGTGGGCGTGCGCCGCTACCGCGCCACGTTCATCGGGCCCGGCGGGCACTCCTGGGGCGATCAGGCGCCCAGCGCCCTGCACGCCCTGGGCCGCGCGATCAGCGCCCTGTACGCCCTGTACCTGCCCACCAGCCCGCGCACCACCCTGAACGTGGGCGTCGCAACGGGCGGCACCAGCGTGAACTCCATCGCCGGCACCGCCGAACTGCTCCTGGACCTGCGCTCCCTAGACGGCGAGGTGCTGAGCGACCTTGACCGGCGCGCGGTGGCGGCCCTGCACGCGGCGGCGCGCGAGGCGGGCGTGAAACTGCACCTGGAGCGGGTCGGGGACCGCCCGGGCGGCGACCTGCGCGGCGAGGCGCTGCTGGAGCTGGTGCGCGAGGCCAGCCGCGAGGGCCGCATTGACCTGCGCGTGGCGAGCAGCAGCACCGACGCGAACGCCGCCGTTCCGCACGACCTGCCGGCCCTGGCCGCCGGGGTGTACCGCGGCGGGAACGCGCACCGCACCGACGAGTGGGTGCAGGCCAGCAGCCTGACGCCAGGCCTGAAGTTCCTGCGGCGCGTGGTGGAGCTGTACCAGCGCCGCCCCGTCCGCTGA